In a single window of the Salmo trutta chromosome 21, fSalTru1.1, whole genome shotgun sequence genome:
- the LOC115157791 gene encoding homeobox protein GBX-1 codes for MQRPGGQGTAFSIDSLIGTPQPRPGHLLYTGYPMFMPYRPLMIPQSLSHSHLPSGIPPLAPLASFAGRLTNTFCASLGQGMPSMVALTTTLPSFSDPPDSFYPPQELPGPRLSADPGTRRQESPHSDDLHGRDKGSDLLNFSETFQTMPGETKLYSSDDEKFDLKSADAVCSDRDDSSAVDSENESFSDGNNCGSLSQKCKLKPGSQEALPPGSSAGKSRRRRTAFTSEQLLELEKEFHCKKYLSLTERSQIAHALKLSEVQVKIWFQNRRAKWKRIKAGNVNNRSGEPVRNPKIVVPIPVHVNRFAVRSQHQQIEQTRP; via the exons CGATCGACTCCTTGATAGGAACTCCGCAGCCTCGGCCGGGACACCTGCTGTACACGGGCTACCCAATGTTTATGCCGTACAGACCCTTGATGATTCCTCAATCTTTATCTCATTCACATTTACCGTCTGGCATACCTCCTTTGGCGCCGTTGGCATCTTTCGCTGGACGTCTTACCAACACATTCTGTGCGAGTTTGGGACAGGGGATGCCGTCCATGGTGGCTCTCACTACAACACTGCCGAGTTTCTCGGATCCGCCGGATAGTTTCTATCCTCCCCAAGAGCTCCCCGGACCTCGGTTAAGTGCAGACCCTGGAACGAGGAGACAAGAGAGCCCCCACTCAGATGATCTGCATGGAAGAGACAAGGGGTCGGACTTACTCAACTTCTCGGAAACTTTTCAAACTATGCCAG GTGAGACTAAATTGTACAGCTCTGACGATGAGAAGTTTGACCTGAAATCAGCAGACGCAGTTTGCAGTGACCGAGATGACAGCTCTGCAGTCGACAGCGAGAACGAAAGCTTCTCCGATGGGAACAACTGTGGTTCTTTATCCCAAAAGTGTAAACTAAAACCCGGGTCACAGGAAGCGTTACCACCAGGAAGCTCAGCGGGAAAGAGCAGAAGGAGACGGACAGCTTTTACAAGCGAGCAGCTACTTGAACTCGAGAAGGAATTTCATTGTAAAAAGTACCTTTCGCTCACAGAACGCTCTCAAATAGCACACGCACTTAAATTGAGCGAGGTGCAGGTCAAAATTTGGTTCCAGAATCGTAGGGCCAAATGGAAAAGAATCAAAGCGGGAAACGTCAATAACAGGTCGGGAGAGCCTGTGAGAAACCCCAAAATTGTGGTCCCCATTCCAGTGCACGTCAACAGGTTTGCGGTGAGGAGTCAACACCAACAGATAGAGCAAACAAGGCCATGA